CCCGTGGAAGGATAGGCCGCATGGCACAGATCGTCGGCGGAGGACGTCCGGTCAACGACGCCGAGCGGCGCGTGATCGCATATCTCCGCGACCACGCGCCCGCCGACTGGCTGCTGCTGCACAACGTCGAGGTGCCACGCGGCCACGACGTCTTCGAGGTGGACCTGCTCGTGCTGACCGGCCACTCCCTCGTCGTGGTCGACGTCAAGGGCACGCGGGGGCGCATCGAGGTGTCGGGCACCCGCTGGTTCCCGCCGCGCAGGGAGGCGTTCGGCTCGCCGGTGACCAAGCTGCGGGGCACCGCCAAGGCGCTCAAGGGCCTGCTGGTCTCCAGGGCCACCCAGCTCGAGCGCGTCTACGTCGACAGCCTGGTCGTGCTCACCTCCCCCGACGCCCAGCTCGTCGACCCCGCCGGGCGCGACGCGGTCAACGTCACCGACCTGCCCGGCCTGCTGGCCACGCTGAGCGACACCACCCGGGTCAGGCGCGGGTGCAGCCCCGACGCCAGGCCGTACCTCACGGCGATCCTCGACGCGCTCAACCAGACCGTGCGCCGCAGCACGGCCCCGCCCCGCTACGGCAACTGGGAGGTGGAGGAGCAGCTCGGCGGCGACGCCAAGGTCACCGAGTACCGCGCGTTCAACTCCACGCTGCCCGGCAGCGAGACCGTGCTGCTGCGCGTCTACCAGGCCGATCCGCTGGCCGACCAGCAGGCGCGGGCGGCCGAGCGGCAGCGCATCGCCAACGCCTACCAGACGCTGGCCCGCATCCCGCCGCACCCGTGCGTGGTGCGCTCGCGCGACTTCTTCGCCATCGACGACGAGAGCCGCTTCGTGCTGGTGCTCGACGACGTCCACGGCGAGGCGCTGCACCTGGCGCTGGGCAAGGGCGCGCCGCTCGGCGTCATCCAGGACCTGCTGCGCGGGCTGGCCCACGCCCACGCCCACGGCGTGGTGCACCGGGCGCTCACCCCGGCCGCCGTGCTCGTCACCGACGACGGGCACGCGGTGCTGACCGGGTTCGACTACGCCAAGCCGGGCCCGCGCAACTACACCGTGGCCCACGAGCTGGGCAACGTGCTCGACGCCGCCTACGTGGCGCCGGAGTGCCAGGAGCGGCCCGACCTGATGACGACCGCCTCCGACGTGTACGCGGCCGGCGTCATCGCCTTCCAGCTCCTCACCGGCCAGCTCCCGACCAGCGGCGACGCCCACGGGCCCGACGTGCCCGAGGTGGTGCGCCGCATGCTCGACCACTCCCCCGCCAAGCGCCCGTCGGCGGCCGAGGCGCTGGAGACGCTGCGCGGCACCCCCGTGCAGGGCTCGCGCCTCAGGCGGTTCGTCCGTCGCATAGTGTCCCGGCCATGACCGTTCGGCCGTGTCCCAGCGTGGCGGCCGCCACCGAGATCACCGACGTGGCGGAGCAGCGGGGCGCCGAAGATCCGGCCGGGCCCCGGCTGAGGGCAGGCCGGGCAGCGAGAGGTGCCGCCCGGCCTACGCAGGCGTGATCGTGTCGAGGATGTCGATCACGTACAGCACGGGCTCGGCGCCCGGCGACGGCACCGCCACCCGGCTGCCGACCCGGCGCCCGGCCAGCGCGCCGACCCAGGCCTCCGGCACCGACCCGGCCACCAGCGTGAACGCGCTGGGCCCGCCCCGCCGGTAGGAGGAGTCGACGACGGCCCGCGACGGCCACGCCGCGGCCACGTACTGGATGACGACCTTGGACCCCGCCACGACCTCCGGCCCTGACCCGTCGATCAGGGTGCGCGGCGGGTCGGCGGGGGTGAGGCCGGCGGGGACGACCGGCAGCGTGCGGCCCACGAGCCGGGCGTCCGCCGGGTAGCCGCCCAGGATGTCGAAGACGAGCACCAGCGTGTCTGCGGGCGAGACGCCGGTCAGCGGCACGTCCGGCCCCATGGCCTCGCCCGCCGGGCTGACCAGCATGACGCGGCTGCCGGCCGGCCGCCCGATGAGCGACTGCCGCCACGTCTCGGCCACCTGCCTGCCGTCGAAGACGACCTTGGTGGGCTGGTGGCCGTCGTGGGTGCTCAGGTACGGCCGGTTGCCCGACCAGCCCCGGATGTCCACGTCGGTGAGCACCACGTCACCCGGCACGGTGCGCCGCCCGCTCCCGACCGACAGCACCGTGATGCGCGGCGTGCGGCCCGGCTGGCCCTTGGGGATGTCGACGATCGG
The nucleotide sequence above comes from Nonomuraea gerenzanensis. Encoded proteins:
- a CDS encoding FKBP-type peptidyl-prolyl cis-trans isomerase — translated: MRLFWPALLMLTASCGVAEEGSQPVVTGRFGSKPIVDIPKGQPGRTPRITVLSVGSGRRTVPGDVVLTDVDIRGWSGNRPYLSTHDGHQPTKVVFDGRQVAETWRQSLIGRPAGSRVMLVSPAGEAMGPDVPLTGVSPADTLVLVFDILGGYPADARLVGRTLPVVPAGLTPADPPRTLIDGSGPEVVAGSKVVIQYVAAAWPSRAVVDSSYRRGGPSAFTLVAGSVPEAWVGALAGRRVGSRVAVPSPGAEPVLYVIDILDTITPA
- the mads6 gene encoding methylation-associated defense system protein kinase MAD6; its protein translation is MAQIVGGGRPVNDAERRVIAYLRDHAPADWLLLHNVEVPRGHDVFEVDLLVLTGHSLVVVDVKGTRGRIEVSGTRWFPPRREAFGSPVTKLRGTAKALKGLLVSRATQLERVYVDSLVVLTSPDAQLVDPAGRDAVNVTDLPGLLATLSDTTRVRRGCSPDARPYLTAILDALNQTVRRSTAPPRYGNWEVEEQLGGDAKVTEYRAFNSTLPGSETVLLRVYQADPLADQQARAAERQRIANAYQTLARIPPHPCVVRSRDFFAIDDESRFVLVLDDVHGEALHLALGKGAPLGVIQDLLRGLAHAHAHGVVHRALTPAAVLVTDDGHAVLTGFDYAKPGPRNYTVAHELGNVLDAAYVAPECQERPDLMTTASDVYAAGVIAFQLLTGQLPTSGDAHGPDVPEVVRRMLDHSPAKRPSAAEALETLRGTPVQGSRLRRFVRRIVSRP